In the genome of Nocardia sp. NBC_00416, one region contains:
- a CDS encoding AAA domain-containing protein, whose amino-acid sequence MTRLEIAGRYVEIKGTRRVGGQSEVFQATDLDQGGRRVAVKIVPAKSDEIFRIYFERETAALRTLSHPNIASLLDSGVDESASVYYVVLEWIPETLTTWLASLSELPGWDDVADVVALPLASALAHSHSLSVLHRDVKPGNVLWDGGKTMLADFALSKIKNQIAGASDATVLGPTSAPWAPPDRTSRGSARFDVYGLAATLLQCVSKQIFSDYHHVAAALADADTPPSITDLLRRALDPDPARRPADAQVFYYELQAIQAERGRKWHRALQIPVVLTKTAREALQQAGEGRAAEDLIDQRLGTATYGVPRLKTLPDGRTSLTADEFQLVGDQVKLILVYEGDTKLVCKRAEVSNFEELEYLRRLPEAVMIDSRDLVFTARPPIRPQESARAAFDLRNRLRKSVQDAGDRSSDRAANARLDTWSKLIDAKEQLEKRLEEPIIYTRVSSSGVEFMLQTTIPLTASILDQERIARPSEDVPASKGVHVIVDDVDDEGTDFTVRALSRGADIPFNGVLVRDRTPSRAAIRRQKSALASLREGSAARPHLRELVLDPSQAQPPEPVEFQASAADLDEDKKVAVSKALGSADLFLVEGPPGTGKTSFICELVNQYLAERPRDKVLLVSQMHVAIDNAVTRLYKSGVTSVVRLSSNDDRVDAEASHLLLSNKLAVWVAGVAERAAVGMAALAEREGVQIEHLTLALATEEALATLRRQQDYVEVLGPITDEDRLDNEDLPEDRAEMLAGYQRAIERTEEAVVAVRAAAGEAGVDVPETLDQSTLETLVEEVLGGGTVERQLRQLVQTQGDWLASLNDPAAAEPMFLPTQSVVAGTCMGFLANSTIGAMQFDLCIIDEASRATAAELLVPMTRSKRWVMVGDTKQLPPMVEEVLEHGDIVTTFDLDRDVVSRSLFDTLLDEVPQACRTSLVTQHRMAVPIGELISQTFYGGTLIHEPLPVLDLNTIDEDDRLVWFSTSHRSNRYEEAKFPGSASAFNKLEVEKIAEMIKSLNEQAVRGRFRRLYGHKLEVLVLSGYQKQRTEIQRALRRLGVFGSSHIDVQVKTIDAVQGRESDVVIFSVTRSNLTSEFGFLGQPYTGRMNVALSRAREALWIVGDSEFCASREGPLKDVVHHIMSSSGGKVQYL is encoded by the coding sequence ATGACACGTCTAGAGATCGCCGGGCGGTACGTCGAGATCAAAGGAACACGGCGTGTCGGCGGGCAGTCAGAGGTATTCCAAGCCACTGACCTCGATCAGGGTGGCCGCCGGGTGGCGGTGAAGATCGTGCCGGCAAAATCTGACGAGATCTTCCGGATCTACTTCGAGCGGGAGACTGCGGCGTTACGCACATTGAGCCACCCCAACATTGCATCACTGCTCGACAGCGGAGTCGATGAGTCCGCTTCTGTGTATTATGTTGTGCTGGAATGGATTCCGGAAACCCTCACGACGTGGTTGGCGAGCCTTTCGGAGCTGCCGGGTTGGGACGATGTTGCCGATGTCGTCGCTCTTCCGCTGGCTTCCGCGTTGGCGCATTCACACTCACTGTCTGTGCTACATCGTGATGTGAAACCGGGAAATGTGTTGTGGGACGGCGGCAAAACAATGCTCGCCGATTTTGCCTTGAGCAAGATCAAGAATCAGATCGCTGGCGCGAGTGACGCTACGGTGCTGGGGCCGACGAGCGCGCCGTGGGCGCCGCCCGATCGCACCTCGCGGGGGTCGGCACGATTCGATGTGTATGGACTGGCTGCGACGCTGCTGCAATGCGTAAGCAAACAGATATTCTCCGACTATCACCACGTCGCTGCCGCCTTGGCCGACGCGGATACACCACCATCTATTACCGATCTGTTGCGCCGCGCGCTCGATCCCGATCCGGCACGGCGGCCGGCGGACGCGCAGGTCTTTTATTATGAGCTGCAGGCCATTCAGGCCGAGCGCGGCAGGAAGTGGCATCGCGCCCTGCAGATTCCCGTTGTGTTGACGAAGACCGCCCGCGAGGCGCTACAGCAGGCTGGCGAAGGACGTGCGGCAGAAGATTTGATCGATCAGCGGCTCGGGACGGCTACGTATGGGGTTCCTCGTTTGAAGACCCTGCCTGACGGGCGCACGAGTTTGACTGCCGATGAGTTTCAGCTGGTGGGTGACCAGGTGAAGCTGATACTGGTCTACGAGGGTGACACCAAGCTGGTGTGCAAACGAGCAGAGGTGAGCAACTTCGAGGAACTCGAATACCTTCGGAGGCTCCCCGAAGCCGTGATGATCGATTCGCGCGACTTGGTTTTCACCGCACGTCCGCCGATCCGTCCGCAGGAGTCCGCCCGGGCTGCATTCGATTTGCGCAACCGGTTGCGCAAATCTGTGCAGGATGCTGGTGACCGCTCCAGCGACCGAGCAGCCAATGCGCGACTGGACACCTGGTCGAAACTCATTGATGCCAAGGAACAGTTGGAGAAGCGGCTCGAAGAGCCCATTATCTACACCCGGGTCAGCAGTTCTGGCGTGGAGTTCATGCTGCAGACGACTATTCCGTTGACGGCGTCGATTCTCGACCAGGAACGTATCGCGCGACCGAGCGAGGATGTGCCGGCCAGTAAAGGTGTGCACGTGATTGTCGACGACGTCGACGACGAGGGAACGGACTTCACCGTGCGTGCATTGAGCCGCGGCGCCGACATTCCCTTCAATGGTGTACTGGTGCGTGACCGCACCCCATCGCGCGCGGCGATCCGCCGTCAGAAAAGTGCGCTGGCCTCTTTGCGGGAGGGCAGCGCTGCGCGCCCCCATCTACGGGAGTTGGTGCTCGACCCGTCGCAAGCGCAACCACCTGAACCTGTTGAGTTTCAGGCTTCTGCAGCGGATTTGGACGAAGATAAAAAGGTTGCTGTGTCCAAGGCTCTCGGGTCGGCAGACCTGTTTCTCGTCGAGGGGCCGCCGGGGACCGGAAAGACGTCGTTCATCTGCGAGCTGGTCAACCAGTACCTGGCAGAGAGGCCGCGAGACAAAGTGCTGCTGGTCAGTCAGATGCATGTGGCGATCGACAACGCCGTAACCCGACTCTACAAGTCGGGGGTCACCTCGGTGGTGCGTTTATCCAGCAATGACGACCGCGTCGACGCCGAGGCTAGTCATCTACTGCTGAGTAACAAACTGGCGGTGTGGGTTGCTGGGGTCGCTGAGCGTGCCGCAGTAGGTATGGCCGCGTTGGCCGAACGGGAAGGTGTCCAGATCGAGCACCTGACGCTGGCGCTGGCGACTGAGGAAGCCCTGGCGACGCTGCGCCGCCAGCAGGACTATGTCGAGGTTCTGGGGCCGATTACTGACGAGGACCGCCTCGACAATGAGGACCTTCCCGAGGATCGGGCCGAAATGCTCGCCGGCTATCAGCGTGCGATCGAGCGGACTGAGGAAGCGGTCGTGGCGGTGAGAGCTGCTGCGGGTGAGGCTGGCGTGGATGTGCCCGAAACGCTCGACCAGTCCACGCTGGAGACGTTGGTGGAGGAAGTTCTTGGAGGTGGGACGGTAGAGCGGCAGCTGCGTCAACTTGTTCAGACCCAGGGGGACTGGCTGGCGAGCCTGAACGACCCAGCGGCGGCCGAGCCTATGTTTCTCCCCACCCAGAGTGTCGTTGCTGGAACATGCATGGGGTTTTTGGCTAACTCAACCATCGGCGCCATGCAGTTCGACCTGTGCATCATCGACGAGGCGTCGCGCGCGACGGCAGCGGAGCTGCTGGTGCCGATGACACGGTCCAAGCGGTGGGTGATGGTCGGGGACACCAAACAGCTTCCGCCGATGGTAGAGGAGGTGCTTGAGCACGGCGACATCGTCACGACCTTCGATCTGGATCGTGATGTGGTGTCGAGGTCGTTGTTCGACACCCTACTCGACGAGGTGCCACAAGCATGCCGCACGAGTCTGGTCACCCAGCACCGGATGGCAGTGCCCATCGGTGAACTCATTTCGCAGACCTTCTACGGAGGGACGCTCATCCATGAGCCACTGCCGGTGCTGGACCTGAACACCATCGACGAGGACGACCGGCTGGTGTGGTTTTCGACCAGCCACCGCAGCAACCGCTACGAGGAGGCAAAATTTCCGGGCAGCGCAAGTGCTTTCAACAAGCTTGAGGTAGAGAAGATTGCCGAGATGATCAAAAGTCTCAACGAGCAGGCCGTTCGCGGACGATTCAGGCGGCTGTATGGGCACAAATTGGAAGTCCTGGTGCTGAGCGGCTATCAGAAGCAGCGCACGGAGATTCAACGTGCCCTGCGCCGCCTCGGTGTCTTCGGCAGCTCCCATATTGATGTGCAGGTGAAAACAATTGACGCCGTGCAAGGCAGGGAATCGGACGTCGTCATCTTCTCGGTCACCCGCAGCAACTTGACTAGCGAGTTCGGCTTCCTGGGGCAGCCATATACGGGTCGAATGAACGTCGCACTGTCGAGGGCCCGCGAAGCCTTGTGGATCGTCGGTGACTCGGAGTTCTGCGCGAGCCGCGAGGGTCCATTGAAAGACGTCGTTCACCACATCATGTCGAGTTCAGGCGGAAAGGTGCAGTACCTATGA
- a CDS encoding competence protein CoiA encodes MGFSDQLTVALDLSCGQYVCAPTDPADPHVHDFRRKSLVGDRSLVCAACFTEFGDKVPVVVRARVGGQRRPHFAHPPGFAPVGSRHHPETLWHLTGKAVLAEWALRQPGVVEADTEVWMPRRERRADVRVVFADRREVALEVQRGPLTDAEWSQRHHDYRRNGVVDVWFWHPTSRPHWIVLSEPDSRQHLWTLDPAQRSASVMIGAPHRTLWPEPPTEDNATHQVPHLPPCVYDELLAHPCRLDDLTLTPRGLAIPTQLHQSLTDALHHERELLRTRRQHRLNQHNHPTPATEPVHINPSRTSSPVPTVVGTTGPPPIADPEALAHLRWVRLQNTFVKNGHLPAYTDAPQFRRTRNFRQPLTCVNCSHTLSPDTAPGEIPSCPPAPQIGNYQPPATRRPAAPLHDPATPSNSSRAASAITGDQAHVHRVNRQKVPDNDQLLLF; translated from the coding sequence GTGGGTTTCTCCGACCAGCTCACCGTCGCGCTCGATCTCTCGTGCGGGCAGTACGTCTGCGCGCCGACAGATCCCGCCGACCCGCACGTACACGACTTCAGGCGCAAAAGCCTCGTCGGTGACAGGTCGCTGGTATGCGCGGCCTGTTTCACCGAGTTCGGCGACAAAGTACCCGTGGTGGTCCGCGCCCGCGTGGGTGGGCAACGCCGACCGCACTTCGCCCATCCACCCGGGTTCGCGCCCGTCGGCAGCCGGCATCATCCTGAGACACTGTGGCATCTGACCGGCAAGGCCGTGCTGGCCGAGTGGGCTCTCCGTCAGCCGGGTGTGGTCGAAGCCGATACCGAGGTGTGGATGCCCCGCCGGGAACGCCGCGCCGATGTCCGCGTCGTATTCGCCGACCGCCGGGAAGTAGCTCTCGAAGTCCAGAGGGGGCCGCTGACAGATGCGGAGTGGAGCCAAAGACATCACGACTACCGACGCAACGGAGTCGTCGATGTCTGGTTCTGGCATCCCACCAGCCGTCCGCACTGGATCGTGCTCAGCGAGCCCGACAGCCGTCAACACCTGTGGACATTGGATCCCGCCCAGCGGTCCGCGTCCGTGATGATCGGGGCACCGCATCGAACCCTATGGCCAGAACCGCCGACCGAGGATAATGCCACCCACCAGGTGCCGCACCTGCCGCCGTGCGTCTACGACGAGTTGCTCGCACACCCATGCCGACTCGACGACCTCACCTTGACACCGCGCGGCCTCGCGATCCCCACCCAGCTGCACCAGTCATTGACCGACGCGCTACACCACGAACGCGAGCTCCTGCGAACACGTCGACAGCATCGCCTCAACCAGCACAATCACCCCACTCCGGCAACCGAGCCGGTGCACATAAATCCCTCCCGGACCTCCAGTCCCGTCCCGACTGTGGTCGGCACTACCGGGCCCCCACCCATCGCCGACCCCGAGGCGCTCGCTCACTTGCGCTGGGTCCGGCTCCAGAACACGTTCGTAAAGAACGGCCATCTCCCGGCATACACCGACGCCCCTCAATTCCGGCGAACCCGGAACTTTCGGCAACCGCTCACCTGCGTCAACTGCAGCCACACACTCTCGCCAGACACCGCTCCTGGAGAAATCCCGAGCTGCCCGCCGGCGCCCCAGATCGGCAACTACCAGCCACCAGCAACCAGGCGACCTGCCGCTCCTCTACACGATCCAGCAACACCATCGAACAGTTCGCGCGCCGCGTCAGCGATCACAGGCGATCAGGCCCATGTTCATCGAGTCAACCGGCAAAAGGTTCCGGACAACGACCAGCTGCTCCTGTTCTGA
- a CDS encoding phosphatidylinositol mannoside acyltransferase: protein MVTLSARVQDLGYAAGWRMVRALPHRWAVWLFDAAADRVARRTGGPVQLRRNLARVLGVTPEEVPQDLMRASLRSYARYWREAFRLPAMDPEELARTIESSATGLDHMHRAHAAGRGVVMALPHSGNWDLAGVWVVRRLGTPTVVAERLKPESLFRRFVRFREHLGFEIIPLTGSETPPYAQLADRLRAGGLVGLLGERDMSGAGVPVTFFGEPMTMPAGPARLAIETGAALLPVHCWFTPTGWGFSVGEPIDTSRGLQHATQILADRFAASIAAHPADWHMLQRLWSEE from the coding sequence TTGGTAACCCTTTCCGCCCGTGTGCAGGACCTCGGCTACGCGGCCGGCTGGCGGATGGTCCGCGCGCTACCGCACCGCTGGGCGGTCTGGCTGTTCGACGCCGCCGCCGATCGTGTCGCCCGCCGCACGGGTGGCCCGGTCCAGTTACGGCGCAACCTCGCCCGAGTGCTCGGTGTCACGCCCGAAGAGGTCCCGCAGGATCTGATGCGGGCAAGTCTGCGCTCCTACGCCAGGTACTGGCGGGAGGCTTTCCGGCTGCCCGCGATGGACCCCGAAGAACTGGCGCGGACCATCGAATCCTCGGCGACCGGGCTCGACCACATGCATCGCGCGCACGCCGCCGGTCGCGGCGTGGTCATGGCCCTGCCGCACAGCGGCAACTGGGACCTGGCCGGGGTCTGGGTCGTGCGCCGGCTCGGTACTCCCACCGTTGTCGCCGAACGACTGAAACCGGAATCCCTGTTCCGGCGATTCGTCCGCTTCCGCGAGCACCTCGGATTCGAGATCATCCCGCTGACCGGCTCCGAGACGCCGCCGTACGCACAACTCGCCGACCGGCTGCGCGCGGGAGGCCTGGTCGGCCTGCTCGGCGAGCGCGATATGTCCGGCGCGGGCGTCCCGGTCACGTTCTTCGGCGAGCCGATGACCATGCCCGCCGGTCCGGCCCGGCTCGCGATCGAGACGGGCGCCGCGCTGCTGCCGGTGCACTGCTGGTTCACCCCGACCGGCTGGGGCTTCTCCGTCGGTGAACCGATCGACACTTCCCGCGGCCTCCAGCACGCCACTCAGATCCTGGCCGACCGTTTCGCCGCCTCGATCGCCGCCCATCCGGCCGACTGGCACATGCTGCAGCGACTCTGGAGCGAAGAATGA
- a CDS encoding lysophospholipid acyltransferase family protein, with protein sequence MPVSPCGTGCVQNRPDIGVVRAGLRAAAAVSVLLAYPFAHIVTPATRRSGVQRRFAQALLRACGIRLRVVDRRTGAAAVGARFAGPGAGVLVVAGHIGWADIVVLAAVQPLAFVARADLIDWPVLGKLARVLRVVPIERERLRRLPQVVEQIGQRLAAGERIGFFPEGTTWCGRAYGTLRPALFQAAVDTATPVQPVRLRYLDSHGNRSTVPGFVGDDTLVGSVVRVLRARGLTAEVVLAAVEPAGTDRKELARRCERAVRAEDLSDAAHAVLAAAGRQLAEAVVPG encoded by the coding sequence ATGCCGGTGAGTCCGTGCGGGACGGGCTGTGTGCAGAATCGTCCCGACATCGGTGTGGTGCGCGCGGGACTCCGCGCGGCAGCGGCGGTATCGGTGCTGCTCGCCTACCCGTTCGCGCATATCGTCACGCCGGCGACCCGGCGTTCGGGAGTGCAGCGGCGATTCGCGCAGGCCCTCCTGCGTGCCTGCGGTATCCGGCTGCGCGTGGTGGACCGGCGAACCGGAGCTGCGGCGGTCGGAGCGCGGTTCGCCGGGCCGGGGGCCGGGGTCCTGGTCGTCGCTGGGCATATCGGGTGGGCGGATATCGTCGTGCTCGCCGCGGTGCAGCCGCTCGCGTTCGTGGCGCGGGCGGATCTGATCGACTGGCCGGTGCTCGGAAAACTCGCGCGGGTGCTGCGGGTTGTTCCGATCGAGCGGGAGCGCCTGCGCCGCCTGCCGCAGGTGGTGGAGCAGATCGGGCAGCGGCTCGCCGCCGGGGAACGGATCGGGTTCTTCCCCGAAGGCACCACCTGGTGTGGTCGTGCCTATGGGACATTGCGCCCGGCGTTGTTCCAGGCCGCCGTCGACACCGCGACACCGGTGCAGCCGGTCCGGCTGCGGTACCTGGATTCGCACGGTAATCGGTCCACCGTCCCGGGTTTCGTCGGCGACGACACTCTGGTCGGCTCGGTGGTCCGGGTATTGCGGGCACGGGGTCTCACCGCCGAGGTCGTCCTCGCCGCGGTCGAACCGGCGGGGACGGATCGCAAGGAGCTGGCGCGTCGGTGTGAGCGCGCGGTCCGGGCGGAAGACCTCTCGGATGCCGCGCACGCCGTGCTCGCGGCGGCGGGCCGGCAACTGGCCGAGGCGGTCGTGCCCGGGTGA
- a CDS encoding GNAT family N-acetyltransferase has protein sequence MAITSVLTAPARPAGGEDHRSRYALIVSSDTDHRIAAQRLRYNVFANEPGFRIPDDGTGLDADSFDQHCDHMLVRDESTGEFVGCYRMLPPDRVAAAGGYYTATEFDLTHLDPDGLRIVEMGRACVVPEHRNGSVLTLMWAGILHYIQLTGYDWVMGCASVPMQNSPDEPAGVNVRGVRDLLLGKHACAPEKRVRPYRPVAVDGVTLDDLPAPARPKLPPLLNGYLRLGAEICGEPAHDPDFAVADFVVLLGLDTINTRYLDRLRGAAANFDGGR, from the coding sequence CGTGCTGACGGCCCCGGCTCGACCGGCCGGCGGCGAGGATCACCGCTCCCGGTACGCATTGATCGTTTCCTCCGACACCGACCATCGCATCGCGGCGCAGCGGTTGCGGTACAACGTTTTCGCCAATGAGCCCGGTTTCCGGATTCCCGACGACGGGACCGGCCTGGACGCCGACAGTTTCGACCAGCACTGCGATCACATGCTGGTGCGTGACGAGTCGACCGGCGAGTTCGTCGGCTGTTACCGGATGCTGCCGCCGGACCGGGTCGCTGCGGCCGGCGGTTACTACACGGCCACCGAATTCGACCTCACCCACCTCGATCCCGACGGTCTGCGGATCGTCGAAATGGGCCGCGCCTGCGTGGTCCCCGAACACCGCAACGGCTCGGTGCTCACCCTGATGTGGGCCGGGATCCTGCACTACATCCAGCTCACCGGATACGACTGGGTGATGGGATGTGCCTCGGTGCCCATGCAGAACAGCCCAGACGAACCGGCCGGTGTCAATGTTCGCGGGGTCCGTGACCTCCTGCTCGGCAAACACGCCTGCGCGCCGGAGAAGCGGGTGCGGCCCTACCGTCCAGTGGCGGTCGACGGGGTGACACTCGACGACCTTCCCGCACCTGCCCGCCCGAAACTGCCGCCCCTGCTCAACGGGTACCTGCGGCTCGGCGCCGAGATCTGCGGCGAGCCCGCGCACGATCCGGATTTCGCCGTCGCGGATTTCGTCGTGTTGCTGGGGCTCGACACCATCAACACCCGGTACCTCGACCGGTTACGCGGCGCGGCCGCGAATTTCGACGGCGGGCGGTGA